Proteins co-encoded in one Leptospira levettii genomic window:
- a CDS encoding Crp/Fnr family transcriptional regulator, with amino-acid sequence MNVEHLRKYITEVRIDHFAQGTKVFSEGEECNGKMYFVFSGLLQVYKRKATGEEQYIRDIKPGEFFGEMALVFPSPRAASIVAAAEDTKVGIITKDIFMGMGKESPGFLSVILHSIINRLTAVEDSISEKQKELHILINGIHQKEGETTNTETVTKTEDNTQDSEPVVAETEEN; translated from the coding sequence ATGAATGTAGAACACTTACGTAAATACATTACCGAAGTTCGCATCGACCATTTTGCCCAAGGAACAAAAGTATTTTCGGAAGGGGAAGAATGTAATGGTAAAATGTATTTTGTTTTTTCTGGATTGTTACAGGTTTACAAACGGAAAGCGACTGGCGAAGAACAATATATAAGAGATATCAAACCTGGAGAATTTTTTGGTGAGATGGCACTTGTATTCCCTTCTCCAAGAGCTGCATCCATTGTAGCAGCGGCAGAGGATACAAAAGTGGGAATCATCACAAAAGATATTTTTATGGGTATGGGGAAAGAAAGCCCTGGCTTTTTATCCGTCATCCTTCATAGTATCATCAATCGACTAACAGCCGTAGAAGATTCAATCTCTGAAAAACAAAAAGAATTGCATATTCTAATCAATGGAATCCACCAAAAAGAGGGAGAAACAACGAACACAGAAACTGTCACAAAGACTGAGGACAACACACAGGATTCTGAACCAGTTGTAGCTGAAACAGAAGAGAACTAA
- a CDS encoding zinc dependent phospholipase C family protein yields MAGKITHIEALSQVKKHLEHGNATQRKIANLLSRPDVASYANLGAVAPDIFYFYHVLQPKRTKKAAFFGDLAHHHNVAELILSFLDQVYDTEMGLYRDRFLAFTLGYICHCVVDIQTHPYIFYISGDYYNNDKKISYQAQVNHMKVEFGLDTLLINHRWGMSAREYDFPQYIDIRHRTVGIKNKMDPVLWNFWLQSLKETFPKEFQTSYIGSEKKIIPGDILNESYLGFYRFTSTLDSRSAFMRGLVSVVDALTFHKYNASVLMLPTLEAINPKIMNDEKREWFYPADPNRKFNDSFIDLLNQASQASKEILTRAYEYSFSPESRSKILDSLGGYNLDTGLRYHGIDHMKEFSPLV; encoded by the coding sequence ATGGCAGGAAAGATCACACATATTGAAGCACTCTCCCAAGTGAAAAAACACTTGGAACATGGCAATGCCACTCAAAGGAAAATTGCCAATTTACTCTCTAGGCCTGATGTGGCATCGTACGCCAACTTAGGTGCTGTTGCCCCCGATATCTTTTATTTCTATCATGTATTACAACCCAAACGTACAAAAAAAGCAGCATTCTTTGGAGACTTGGCCCACCACCACAATGTGGCAGAGTTAATCTTAAGTTTCCTCGACCAAGTGTATGATACCGAAATGGGATTGTACCGGGACAGATTCCTTGCTTTTACACTTGGTTACATCTGCCATTGTGTGGTGGATATCCAAACCCATCCTTATATCTTTTATATCTCAGGTGATTACTATAACAACGATAAGAAGATTTCGTACCAAGCACAAGTGAACCATATGAAAGTGGAATTTGGTTTGGATACCTTACTCATCAACCACCGTTGGGGGATGAGTGCAAGGGAATATGATTTTCCACAGTACATTGATATCCGCCACCGAACCGTTGGAATCAAAAACAAAATGGATCCAGTCCTTTGGAACTTTTGGTTGCAGTCTTTAAAAGAAACCTTTCCCAAAGAATTCCAAACTTCTTATATTGGATCTGAAAAAAAAATCATCCCAGGGGATATCTTAAACGAATCCTATCTTGGGTTTTACCGATTTACCTCTACATTGGATTCGAGAAGTGCTTTTATGCGAGGACTTGTGAGTGTAGTGGATGCACTTACTTTCCATAAATACAATGCCTCAGTTTTAATGTTACCAACACTTGAGGCGATCAATCCGAAGATCATGAACGACGAAAAAAGAGAATGGTTTTACCCAGCTGATCCGAATCGTAAGTTTAACGATTCGTTCATTGATTTACTGAACCAAGCAAGCCAAGCAAGTAAGGAAATTTTGACCCGCGCCTATGAATATAGTTTTTCACCTGAAAGCCGTTCTAAGATTCTGGACTCACTTGGTGGTTATAATTTAGATACTGGCCTTCGATACCACGGCATTGATCACATGAAGGAATTTTCCCCACTCGTTTAG
- a CDS encoding IspD/TarI family cytidylyltransferase, which yields MNNLYAILLAGGTGSRMGSDVPKQFLKLRGESLLRHSVKRFKRFGLLKSITVVSHPDWVLETEKELEDLLEPNDCIVEGGETRHLSTLNGIQSISYDEKDIFFIHDVARPNFKQNELYQLVEQTKIFGGASLVCPVTESLVRVKLHQNYSQEPLKREEVYAVKTPQAVAGFMLKDLLVDPLPENPKHHPTDLCTWMGERRVGIVETDFHNTKVTSPGDLVLADSLYTND from the coding sequence ATGAACAATTTATATGCGATCCTACTTGCCGGAGGTACGGGAAGTAGGATGGGATCTGATGTTCCTAAACAATTTTTGAAACTAAGGGGTGAATCACTCCTTAGGCATTCGGTAAAACGATTCAAAAGGTTTGGTCTCTTAAAATCCATCACTGTTGTTTCCCATCCCGATTGGGTTTTGGAGACTGAAAAAGAATTAGAGGATTTATTAGAACCTAACGACTGCATTGTGGAAGGAGGGGAAACAAGGCACCTTTCCACTTTAAATGGAATTCAATCCATTTCATATGATGAAAAAGATATATTCTTTATCCATGATGTGGCTCGTCCCAATTTCAAACAAAACGAACTTTATCAGTTAGTGGAACAAACTAAAATATTTGGTGGTGCATCATTAGTTTGTCCTGTAACAGAAAGTTTAGTGCGAGTGAAACTCCACCAAAACTATTCACAGGAACCATTAAAAAGAGAAGAAGTCTATGCCGTGAAAACCCCTCAAGCAGTGGCTGGTTTTATGCTGAAAGATTTGTTGGTAGATCCGTTGCCAGAAAATCCTAAACACCACCCAACAGACTTATGTACTTGGATGGGGGAACGAAGAGTAGGGATTGTGGAAACTGACTTTCACAATACCAAAGTGACAAGTCCAGGTGATTTGGTCCTTGCTGATTCCCTCTATACCAACGATTAA
- a CDS encoding PilZ domain-containing protein, with translation MTFRFFNYPIPVLLVTLGFFAVPFVIFFAIASLYDLDFDHVGMILTRIQPWQYVFSFLSAIIAYGLITKKKFGYYLFLCFTFLILTYNFWMVLSVSLGKKFFLAGIRIKTDDIVWNMGITTILLAIAFYFLRREIAAPYLSSTRRGWRTKYRETHPIPFHWTNADGEREGDGLTINISKNGVLLPLTKHHFLNPGDPINLLLKLEKENREPASISVQGKVVRIDKESDGTEIAGVQLQFLIAQKEEKQIYDSFLHRVFAPRYPVSNPVQFFKSEDKTYNGTLLNVSLEGLYIESEVVFSASEYCRVKIQTRSGEIAVGGVVRWSNPQGKYGKPKGFGIQIDSIENKNLFRVWIWKQRFKLFHGR, from the coding sequence GTGACATTTCGGTTCTTCAATTACCCTATTCCAGTTTTACTTGTAACTCTTGGTTTTTTTGCCGTACCATTTGTTATATTTTTTGCCATTGCGTCCCTTTACGATTTGGACTTCGATCATGTGGGAATGATCCTCACGCGGATCCAACCATGGCAGTATGTTTTTTCGTTTTTAAGTGCTATCATTGCTTATGGCCTGATCACTAAAAAAAAATTTGGTTATTACCTATTCCTTTGTTTCACCTTCCTCATCCTCACATATAATTTCTGGATGGTTTTATCTGTTTCTCTTGGGAAAAAATTCTTCCTTGCAGGCATTCGTATCAAAACAGACGACATTGTTTGGAATATGGGAATCACAACGATTCTTCTTGCGATTGCCTTCTATTTTTTGAGAAGGGAAATTGCAGCTCCTTATTTAAGTTCCACAAGACGGGGATGGCGCACAAAATACCGAGAAACACATCCCATTCCTTTCCATTGGACCAATGCAGATGGAGAAAGAGAAGGAGACGGACTCACCATCAATATTTCCAAAAATGGCGTATTACTGCCGTTAACCAAACATCATTTTTTAAACCCTGGTGATCCAATTAACCTTCTTTTAAAGTTGGAAAAAGAAAATAGAGAACCAGCTTCGATTTCAGTACAAGGAAAGGTAGTTCGAATCGATAAGGAATCAGATGGAACTGAAATTGCGGGCGTTCAATTACAATTTCTCATCGCACAGAAAGAAGAAAAACAAATTTACGATTCGTTTTTACACCGAGTATTTGCCCCTCGTTACCCTGTTTCAAACCCAGTCCAATTTTTCAAATCAGAGGACAAAACATACAACGGTACCCTTCTCAATGTTTCCTTAGAAGGTTTGTACATCGAATCAGAAGTAGTGTTTTCTGCTTCCGAGTATTGCCGAGTGAAGATTCAAACCCGTTCAGGTGAAATTGCCGTAGGTGGTGTTGTTAGGTGGTCTAATCCCCAAGGGAAGTATGGAAAACCAAAAGGATTTGGGATCCAGATTGATTCCATCGAAAACAAAAACCTATTTCGAGTTTGGATTTGGAAACAAAGGTTTAAATTATTCCACGGTAGATAA
- a CDS encoding bactofilin family protein — MAIGKDSINSVIGPGSIFEGKFYIAGSLRIDGKFEGDIKTEDALVIGETGKVKTNISAREVIVSGTLIGNIKAENEVKLEGTGRMLGDITAPYLELQKGVVAKGNITITGGQKKDVRKIVEESFGGIKSLDSKD; from the coding sequence ATGGCAATAGGTAAGGATTCCATCAACAGCGTTATCGGACCAGGGTCGATATTTGAAGGTAAATTTTATATCGCAGGTTCACTTAGAATCGATGGAAAATTCGAAGGTGATATCAAAACAGAAGACGCTCTCGTCATTGGAGAGACCGGAAAGGTAAAAACCAATATCAGCGCAAGAGAAGTCATTGTCTCCGGAACCCTCATTGGCAATATCAAAGCCGAAAACGAAGTCAAATTAGAAGGGACAGGACGTATGTTAGGTGACATCACTGCTCCTTATTTAGAACTTCAAAAAGGTGTCGTAGCAAAAGGAAACATCACTATCACAGGCGGACAGAAAAAAGACGTTCGTAAGATAGTAGAAGAATCTTTTGGCGGAATCAAATCTTTAGATTCAAAGGACTAA
- a CDS encoding diaminopimelate decarboxylase: MTSIEKLKFLKEDQVRALAKEFGTPLFVYSEKEIEQKCDDTLAFPNAFGLQVRYAMKANPNSNILQIMKKKGILIDASSEHEVVRALHFGFSPESIMLTSQEFPKAFAELIAKGVKFNACSLRQLELFGQTFPGKSVSIRFNPGLGSGHTKKTDVGGVTSSFGIWHEKLDEVKAIVNKYNLVVEKVHTHIGSGSDPEVWKAVAKYTLEYAESFPSVTVVSLGGGYKVGRMEDEKTTDLQKIGAPVKIQFEEFAVKHGRKLILEIEPGTYLIALCGALLTTVDDKVDTGKNGFQFLKLDTGMDSNTRPSLYGARHPLITVKKDGGTPQSNKEYVVVGHCCESGDVFTQKEGGEPITRLMGEAEIGDYVVMEAIGAYCSSMSTKNYNSFPETQEVLIRKDGTPKLIRKKEPVMEIFRNEILVVE; the protein is encoded by the coding sequence ATGACATCAATCGAAAAACTAAAGTTTTTGAAAGAAGACCAAGTGCGAGCTTTGGCAAAAGAATTTGGAACCCCTCTCTTTGTCTATTCTGAGAAAGAAATTGAACAAAAATGCGATGACACATTGGCATTTCCGAATGCTTTCGGATTACAAGTCCGATATGCCATGAAGGCAAATCCCAATTCCAATATCTTACAAATCATGAAAAAAAAAGGCATCCTCATCGATGCTTCCTCGGAACATGAAGTGGTACGTGCCCTGCATTTTGGATTTTCTCCAGAATCCATCATGCTCACTTCCCAAGAATTTCCAAAGGCATTTGCCGAACTCATTGCGAAGGGTGTGAAGTTCAATGCTTGTTCTCTCCGCCAATTGGAACTCTTTGGCCAAACCTTCCCAGGAAAATCAGTATCCATTCGTTTTAACCCAGGACTTGGTTCTGGTCATACCAAAAAAACCGATGTGGGTGGGGTTACTTCTTCCTTCGGAATTTGGCATGAAAAACTGGATGAAGTCAAAGCGATCGTAAACAAATACAACCTCGTTGTCGAAAAGGTCCATACTCATATTGGATCGGGAAGTGACCCTGAAGTTTGGAAGGCTGTTGCCAAATACACACTTGAATATGCAGAAAGTTTCCCATCAGTTACTGTTGTGAGCCTTGGTGGAGGTTACAAAGTTGGGCGGATGGAAGATGAAAAAACAACCGACTTACAAAAGATAGGTGCACCTGTCAAAATTCAATTTGAAGAATTTGCCGTAAAACACGGTAGAAAACTCATTTTAGAAATTGAACCAGGCACTTACCTCATTGCACTTTGTGGGGCACTTCTAACCACTGTGGATGACAAAGTAGACACAGGAAAAAATGGATTCCAGTTTTTAAAATTGGACACTGGGATGGATTCAAATACTCGACCATCTCTTTATGGTGCACGCCATCCCCTCATCACTGTCAAAAAAGATGGTGGAACACCACAGTCTAACAAGGAATATGTTGTTGTTGGGCATTGTTGTGAATCAGGCGATGTTTTCACTCAAAAAGAAGGTGGGGAACCAATCACAAGACTAATGGGAGAGGCTGAAATTGGTGATTATGTTGTGATGGAAGCAATTGGTGCGTATTGTTCCAGTATGTCCACTAAGAACTACAATAGTTTTCCAGAAACACAAGAAGTTTTGATCCGAAAAGATGGAACTCCAAAACTCATCCGTAAAAAAGAACCGGTGATGGAAATCTTCCGAAACGAAATCTTAGTGGTGGAATGA
- a CDS encoding peptidoglycan DD-metalloendopeptidase family protein: protein MLLRSPEKSTIGKHVLRWGNINVIQVSPGKYFYNLQSQSSVLHGTIDLNRKRYRILPLLGFSFLFAFLLSIIVDKQTYEESLMEKEFLSMSTEVEENDTKDKEAKLADEKYLQETEDKKMAILRSAELDKLADNKNKKLKVTQYKVKKNESLSDIARRFKVSVESIAGSSGINPEISLIAGQILNIPNKHGLMYKLKKGDTLAKVADYYKVKIDDIYAENQLEDYDLFKSGQKVFLPGAVIPDTGPVWRIPVSSKVITSGWGTRSYPQYKFHMALDLRANYESVYAARKGKVTYSGWMGGYGNAIILSHDDNYQTLYAHNSKLYVKEGDYVSAGKIISRSGCTGYCFGPHLHFEVIKDGKNINPTKLIKGFSYK, encoded by the coding sequence ATGCTACTTCGTTCACCTGAAAAGTCTACGATCGGCAAGCATGTGTTACGTTGGGGAAACATAAACGTCATCCAAGTTTCCCCAGGTAAGTATTTTTATAACCTACAATCACAATCGAGCGTTTTACACGGGACAATCGATCTCAACCGCAAACGATATCGAATTTTACCCCTACTCGGTTTTTCATTTTTATTTGCTTTTTTACTCTCCATCATTGTCGACAAACAAACTTACGAAGAAAGTTTAATGGAAAAAGAATTCCTCAGTATGTCCACTGAGGTCGAAGAAAATGATACAAAAGACAAGGAAGCAAAACTAGCAGACGAAAAATACTTACAAGAAACCGAAGATAAAAAAATGGCGATCCTTCGGTCGGCAGAACTAGATAAACTCGCAGACAATAAAAATAAAAAACTAAAAGTCACTCAATACAAAGTCAAAAAGAATGAATCCTTATCGGACATTGCTCGAAGGTTTAAGGTTTCTGTTGAATCGATTGCAGGTAGTTCTGGAATCAATCCAGAAATTTCCCTCATCGCTGGCCAAATTTTAAACATTCCGAACAAACACGGCCTAATGTACAAACTTAAAAAAGGGGATACATTGGCAAAAGTAGCAGATTATTATAAAGTCAAAATTGATGACATTTATGCGGAAAACCAATTAGAAGATTATGATTTATTTAAGTCTGGACAAAAAGTATTTTTACCTGGTGCAGTGATCCCAGATACAGGTCCCGTTTGGAGGATTCCTGTTTCATCTAAAGTCATCACTTCTGGATGGGGAACACGTTCCTATCCACAATACAAATTCCATATGGCCCTTGACTTACGTGCTAATTATGAATCAGTGTATGCAGCAAGGAAAGGGAAAGTCACCTACTCAGGTTGGATGGGTGGATACGGAAATGCCATCATCTTATCTCATGACGACAATTACCAAACCTTATATGCTCATAATTCCAAACTTTATGTGAAAGAAGGGGATTATGTGAGTGCTGGAAAAATCATCTCTCGTTCGGGATGTACGGGGTATTGTTTTGGTCCTCATTTACACTTTGAAGTCATCAAAGACGGGAAAAATATCAATCCGACAAAACTCATCAAAGGATTTTCGTACAAATGA
- a CDS encoding penicillin-binding protein 1A translates to MKQEPVGLFEKYFIIWFRIVTERIWTGDKKVRNTFLAILGFGVLNVFLLTGSIKDFFRLDEAAVYDIPSTLYGLNDKGEYEPIAEYYKFSRIPVKLEELKPESTDYSADNRHKVIQCFLSTEDNSFYSHNGIDLKGIARAFVVNLMAGRVKEGASTITQQVARLKFLSIERSIARKAREAWLAILLELVYPKDKILEVYLNEIPLGHGTIGVGAASRFYFRKEVQDVTWGEAAILASLTTRPTQFSPIVNPVSSMNKVRVVFRKLVENGRMTVADAEKEFASLEEYYTNLNRSPNDSAFSDRLNRFPYVTEYIRKNLIRSIGSSRLYNGGLKIYSTIQIRHQEEAEKALLPALQRQTIESNQRAFRNIDAFDDLYGSGYSLIADLYDLPEFKFKISKIERTFSSAYQEDIRDEFYALNLLIGDDFLGDTLDKNYTSQSTKDHLLPVEGSLIAIRPETGYITALVGGSGFRSDNQQIRPFQAFRQPGSAFKPILYAAAMDYSGKNPDPEKNVTPATLFADSPLQYLMEDGDEWAPENYSSEYSGFILLRKALEQSKNSVAVRVLEQVGLSNLMDSLRGLLQLQGRDIPYNFSVSLGSFELTPYELTRAYAALASGGKTVNPISVLYVEDNAGKVIKDFRKDYEDVERKQIISKEAAFLITSMMKDVVEEGTGRGVLSYGLNRKAYGKTGTTNNFRDAWFVGYTPELVTSVWFGYDVGTISLGRGMTGGKLSAPVWGRFMARALEKEPAKEFPWLADVKITKRTVCRMSGKLPGGQCHDLLEEYFIPQTVPKDVCNDHGSAWNVVESKPQPQSTQIAVEKKKQDTKVEKKPTQGKPPKRKNSVFSGDEEIDY, encoded by the coding sequence ATGAAACAAGAACCCGTTGGGCTCTTTGAAAAGTATTTTATCATTTGGTTTCGAATCGTAACAGAAAGGATTTGGACAGGAGACAAAAAAGTTAGGAATACCTTCCTTGCCATTTTGGGTTTTGGGGTTCTCAATGTTTTTTTACTCACAGGTTCCATTAAAGATTTTTTTCGTCTCGATGAAGCTGCTGTTTACGATATCCCATCCACCTTATACGGGCTAAATGATAAAGGGGAATATGAACCCATTGCCGAGTACTATAAATTCTCTCGTATCCCTGTCAAATTAGAAGAACTTAAACCAGAGTCTACAGATTATTCCGCGGATAACCGTCACAAAGTGATCCAATGTTTTTTATCCACTGAAGACAATTCGTTTTATTCCCACAACGGGATTGATCTGAAAGGGATTGCCAGGGCTTTTGTGGTAAATCTTATGGCGGGTCGAGTCAAAGAAGGTGCATCCACCATCACCCAACAAGTCGCAAGGCTTAAGTTTTTATCCATTGAACGTTCCATTGCAAGAAAAGCACGCGAAGCTTGGCTTGCCATTTTACTCGAACTCGTTTACCCAAAAGACAAAATTCTGGAAGTGTATTTAAACGAAATCCCACTCGGGCACGGAACCATTGGTGTTGGTGCTGCTTCCAGGTTTTACTTTCGTAAAGAAGTACAAGATGTCACTTGGGGAGAAGCGGCAATCCTTGCAAGCCTCACCACAAGACCCACTCAGTTTAGCCCGATTGTCAACCCAGTATCCAGTATGAACAAGGTGCGAGTTGTTTTTCGAAAACTAGTTGAGAACGGAAGGATGACTGTAGCGGATGCAGAAAAAGAATTTGCAAGCTTAGAAGAATATTATACAAACCTCAATCGATCCCCCAACGATTCTGCGTTTTCCGACAGACTCAATCGTTTTCCCTATGTCACAGAATACATCCGTAAAAACCTAATTCGTTCAATTGGTTCCAGTCGGTTGTACAATGGTGGACTCAAAATTTACTCCACAATCCAAATCCGCCACCAAGAAGAAGCAGAAAAAGCCCTTCTACCTGCACTCCAAAGGCAAACAATTGAATCCAACCAACGTGCCTTCCGTAACATTGATGCCTTTGATGATTTGTATGGAAGTGGGTATTCCTTAATTGCTGATTTATATGACTTACCTGAATTTAAATTTAAAATTTCGAAAATAGAACGTACATTTTCCTCTGCTTACCAAGAGGACATTCGTGATGAATTTTATGCCCTCAATTTACTGATAGGTGACGACTTTCTCGGGGATACCCTTGACAAAAATTACACATCACAAAGTACAAAGGACCATTTACTCCCAGTGGAAGGATCACTCATTGCCATTCGTCCGGAAACTGGTTACATCACAGCCCTTGTTGGTGGGTCAGGTTTTCGTTCTGATAACCAACAAATCCGTCCTTTCCAAGCCTTTCGCCAACCAGGTTCCGCCTTTAAACCAATCTTATACGCAGCAGCAATGGACTATTCAGGAAAAAACCCAGATCCTGAAAAAAATGTAACACCTGCTACACTCTTTGCAGATTCTCCCTTACAATACCTAATGGAAGATGGAGATGAGTGGGCTCCCGAAAATTACAGTAGTGAATACTCTGGATTTATTTTGTTACGAAAGGCATTGGAACAATCTAAAAACTCAGTTGCAGTGCGGGTATTAGAACAAGTGGGACTTTCCAATTTGATGGATAGCCTACGCGGATTATTACAATTACAAGGAAGGGACATCCCTTATAATTTTAGTGTTTCGCTTGGATCCTTTGAACTCACTCCCTATGAACTCACTCGTGCTTATGCGGCCCTTGCTTCCGGTGGCAAAACAGTCAATCCCATCTCCGTTTTATATGTAGAAGACAATGCAGGCAAAGTCATCAAAGACTTTCGTAAAGACTACGAAGATGTAGAACGAAAACAAATCATCTCCAAAGAAGCGGCCTTTCTCATCACTTCTATGATGAAAGATGTTGTGGAAGAAGGAACAGGACGTGGTGTCCTCTCTTATGGATTAAACCGAAAAGCCTACGGGAAAACAGGTACCACAAACAATTTTAGGGATGCTTGGTTTGTGGGTTACACCCCAGAACTTGTCACCTCGGTATGGTTTGGTTACGATGTGGGCACCATTTCCCTTGGTCGTGGGATGACAGGCGGAAAACTTTCTGCCCCTGTATGGGGACGGTTTATGGCTAGAGCCCTGGAAAAAGAACCAGCCAAAGAATTCCCTTGGCTCGCGGATGTCAAAATCACAAAACGAACCGTTTGCCGCATGTCTGGGAAACTCCCCGGTGGCCAATGCCATGACCTACTGGAAGAATACTTTATCCCCCAAACGGTTCCAAAAGACGTTTGTAACGACCATGGATCCGCATGGAATGTAGTGGAATCCAAACCACAACCCCAATCCACTCAAATTGCCGTGGAGAAGAAAAAACAAGACACCAAAGTGGAGAAAAAACCCACACAAGGCAAACCTCCGAAACGAAAAAACTCAGTCTTTAGCGGAGATGAGGAAATTGATTACTAA
- a CDS encoding alpha/beta hydrolase, which produces MPTSLLICLALTLSLLISCAPKIGEQINKRLVDPFDETKNINVHFVTTRREMGAKDRCDGNSFGFITDINPHFGICIVNVPAKHIIGDISLDNDQDKNSFFQFKGRVNTDDREFLSKLKSSASEEVLVFVHGFNVNFDEAVLRAGQIKYDLKFPGEVVVYSWPAGADVGLLGQVMVKSTYDLNFTEAKINREPFANFLNSISSIGKKIHLVVHSMGHQVVLPSLASLSKSGKKQFLSELILNAPDFDKNEFELILSDLSKTSERITLYCSPGDNALVASQKVNGAPRAGMCFKYSGVDVINVNEVDDPVLGVGGLGHGYYSSRPILTDIYQVLLGVSVEKRLFIRKSGPKNGENFVLRK; this is translated from the coding sequence ATGCCCACTTCCCTATTGATTTGTTTGGCACTTACATTATCTTTACTCATTTCCTGTGCACCAAAAATTGGAGAACAAATCAACAAACGATTGGTTGATCCCTTTGATGAAACTAAAAACATCAACGTTCATTTTGTTACAACAAGAAGGGAAATGGGAGCCAAAGATCGTTGTGATGGGAATAGTTTTGGTTTTATTACCGATATTAACCCACATTTTGGGATTTGTATCGTAAACGTTCCCGCAAAACACATCATTGGTGATATTTCCTTGGATAATGACCAAGACAAAAACAGTTTTTTCCAATTCAAAGGCCGAGTGAACACAGATGACAGAGAATTTTTATCCAAATTAAAATCATCTGCAAGTGAAGAAGTATTAGTTTTTGTTCATGGATTTAATGTCAATTTTGATGAGGCAGTGTTACGAGCTGGCCAAATTAAATATGACCTCAAATTCCCAGGGGAAGTGGTTGTGTATTCATGGCCGGCTGGAGCCGATGTTGGTTTACTGGGACAAGTGATGGTGAAATCAACCTATGATTTGAACTTTACAGAAGCAAAAATCAATCGTGAACCATTTGCAAATTTTCTAAATTCCATATCTTCCATTGGGAAAAAAATCCATTTAGTGGTTCATAGTATGGGTCACCAAGTTGTTTTACCTTCCCTTGCCTCCCTTTCTAAATCTGGTAAAAAACAATTTCTCTCTGAACTCATCCTCAATGCCCCCGACTTCGACAAAAACGAATTTGAACTCATCTTATCTGATTTGAGTAAAACCTCAGAAAGGATCACCTTGTACTGTTCTCCAGGTGACAATGCCTTGGTTGCCTCTCAAAAAGTAAATGGTGCTCCAAGGGCTGGAATGTGTTTTAAGTATTCTGGGGTTGATGTGATCAATGTGAACGAAGTGGATGACCCAGTGCTCGGTGTGGGCGGACTAGGCCATGGATATTATTCATCAAGGCCAATCCTTACAGACATATACCAAGTGTTACTCGGTGTATCTGTTGAAAAACGCCTCTTTATCCGAAAATCAGGACCCAAAAATGGGGAGAACTTTGTTTTACGCAAGTAG